The stretch of DNA ATACAATTagtttttaattactattttaagCATCTTCAGCAGGTGCTGAAGAAGCACGCTCTCTGATTGAATACCtcagcatttcttttcttttcccagggATCACCCTTTGTTAAAAATGGAGAATGTTTTAATAACTCCTCACATTGGAAGTGCCACCAAAAAGACACGCCTCGTTATGATGGAAAACATGACTGAAAGCATACAAGCAGCTCTTACAAATCGTCCTATCCCTTATGAAGTATTACTGTAAAGTGGCTTGCATTTAATGTTAACATCAATAGTGTTTATCCCAGTGTGAGGAAACAGTAATTTGATAATGTTTCATGTAATTAGCCTATATATGTTGTACAGAATAAATGTAGAAGTATGATTTTAATTAGATGGTTTTAATTTATGGGTTTAGTGGttttaatttattgaaataacaaaaagtGATTCTGTGCGAAAAACTTCCATATTTTGTCATGAACTTCAGTGAGAAACTCAAGAGTCTAGTCTTAAATTGGTATGATTCATGCTGTTTGCATCCTCTTAGAATGGCAGATCAACGTAACGCTAAACCAAAGGACATTTTAGTCATTACGTAGCCCTGTATTTTGGTGCCGCTCATGACCTACAGCAAACTGCGGCAAACTGCAGACAGCATTTTAGACCAACTGCTCCTGAAAGTCCAGCAGCAATGGAACTATTCTTTCTTTGGAGAATAATTTGCAAGGCCTTTGCTGGTACAGCCTTCTTATAGCAATGTAGCAACCGCATTTGTTTTCACTTCTAAGATAACTCAGTTATGCAAATAATGGAGCCTGTGCATGAATTGTCTGCACAGGGCTTGGGGTTGGCTGTAGGGTAGGAGTCtgaattttcccatttttttccatgaattttCCATGTCACACAGGCACATTCCCAAGTGATGTTTCATTGCTATCAAACCTTTTGGTgggttcattttttcttgtgtCACTCCTTTATTGCTGTTGTGGTTTACccctggcaggcaggcagcgcagcaccacacagccgctCACTCTCTTTCCTTAGGTAGGATGGGGAAGAGGATCATAAAGGTAGAAGTGAGAggactcatgggttgagatcaagacagtttactaggtaaaagcaaaagctgtgcgTGGAAGTGAAGCAAACCAAGGAGTTCATTCGCttcttcccatcagcaggcaggtcTTCAGCCACTTCAGCAAAGACAGCTCACCATATACTACAGTTTTTTGGGGAAGAGAGATGGCATCACTCTGAATGCGCCCcaaattcctttcttttattgctgagcgTGAGGCGATGCGGCACGGAAGATCCCTGCGGTCAGTCTGTTTTGGCCGCGTCCCCTCCCAGATCCCGGCGCACCCGCAGCCCCCTCGCTGCCACCACcacaaaaaaccccaaacccagcctCCTGTGACGAAAACCAACCCTCCCCCAGCCCAAACAGCGCGGCCCAGCAGCAGGCCGTGGTCTCCTCAGCGAGGCGGGGCTGTGTGGCGCCTCGCCTCCCTGGGGGCAGGCGCTCGGAGGCCGGGGCCGGCTGTGGCGGCCATGTGGCggagcgggcgggcggcgctgGCCGCCGtggggctgccctgctgcagggcgCTGCGCAGCTCGGCCCCTGCCTGCGGCTCCAGGAACCTGCTGAAGAAAATGCTGCACAAGAAGAAGTAGGtgcggggctgcgctgctgccGGCTGGGGGGACGGGGATCCGCGGCCCGGGCTTGCGGGAGCACCGGGGAGGGTGAGGCCGGTTGTGGTTGTCCCACGGTGCGGGGATGTTAGTGCTTGTCCCTGCCTTGCCCCCCTGGTGTAGCTTCTGCTGTGGACGAGAAGCATCGCTGCATGTCACcctaatatataaatattacgTGGGAAACTCAAACAGGGTACCTACCCGTTATTCCTCTGAGCTGATAAAGCTgtatgcttttcctttttccaaaagaaagaagttttgGTATGacagcccagccctggggtCTAAAATGGTGAGTACAAGCTTTTAAAACGCTGCGTGCACCTCTTCCAGGGAGAACATGCTTATAATTCCTCCATTGCCTGTAACATtgggaaaagcattttctggtgGAGAAAGAGCAGAATTTAATGCGTAAAACTAGCACTCCAGTTTTACTGTGATATGCTAGGATTGCTGTGAGAGAGGCTGTTTGTCAAGCTCTTCCCTTGACCATTTCTTCCTTTGTGCCATTTTTTTAACCTGTACAAGCCCCAGCACTTCCCTTCGTGGTTTTGAGCCTGTATCAAAAAACTGGTCCAGGTTAATACTTACGTATACACACTTAGTTTTAATCCAGATCATTTCCCAGTAAGGTTCTCAGCAAGTCTTGGATGCATATAACCTGTGCTTAGCATAAATAAGAGGATACACTACAAGAGAAAGCTAACAATTTCTTATGTAAGTGGTATTGCTACTTGGTGGTAGCAAAAAGAACCATGAAACAGTGGCCAAGTGGAAAAAAGTTGCTTTTAGGTCAAGTACAGCATTGTGGTCTGCTCCTGTAAGAAGTGTAGGAGTATGTGGAATAGACGTTCTGTGGATCCTTTTGAACGTGTCTGTTACGTGGTTGCCTGTGATTTCAAGGAACTAGGTCTGATGATCCAGGAAATCTTCTCCAGTTTTCCTATACTGAAAATGACATTGTGCATGCTAGAGGTATCAGTGATTGGGACTGCTTTCAATTCTTATTGGTGGGAGGCAAATTCAGATCAGCAGTCTGGAGATAGTGGTACCCGTCACAGAATGACAGGCCTCTGACTTCATTGCCTTTAATTACTAGATATGCTGGGAGTTCTTTAACTTCTAGTTAAAATTGTGCTCATAGTTCTCTGTGCAGGCAAACCATGTTGCAAAAAGTGAGTGCATGAAACTTACCTGGAAAACAAATTATGTTTGCTTTTCAAGCAATCAGTGTTTTTCAGTTAACACCGGCTATATTTTAGAAAACTGATTTACTGAGCTACAAAACAGGAAAGTAAGAAATTTTGACTGTAGTACATGAAGGTCAAAGATTTTTTGAGTAGAAATACTCTTTACCAAAACATCTGATCAATAAGACCTATACAAAGCCATGACATCTGCAACAATGCCATTCTAAGACTATACTTAGTGGTACAAAACTATATAAAATTTCCTAATGTAAGTTTTTAacaactgtttgtttgtttgtttgatttaagATGTATGAGCCAACCAAGTTGACCTCTGTAGTGAAAGGTGACCATACAAAAACTAGGAAAGAAGATACCATACGCTGTAGAGTCTTGAATAACCTTATTCATAAAGCTGTGTCAGAGATGATGAGTACCGGTGAAGTTAATCAAGAACTTTATGACCTCAAGCTGGAAATCTGCAAGGCAAGTGAAAAAAGCTAGAGTTCCTGTTGAGCTGCTGTGACTTCAACTTGAGGCTGGTGTGGTGTGCTGGAGCCCCCAGGTACTGTGATGCATGCAGGAAGAGTTTTGCAGCAttgctgctgcacagcaaaaTGCGCCTCAGTTCACCTTTCATGGGAGGAGAGTTTTGCCACTATTGCACCTCATTTAGTAGACCTTTGTCAGTATAATGCTAATGCCACTTAGGCCAACTAAAAAATGGTGTTGCTGGTATGATTTTATTCCTGTTATTTATACATGTACAATTTATATTGCCCTCTCAGAAGGAGGGCCCTGATTTTTACCAACATAGATGTATCTTTCCAGGAGTCTTTATGCAACTGTGTGAGAGCTGATTCATCCCTGAGTTCCTTACCAGCTTAATTATGACCTAAATGGGGCATGAGCTTAGAGCAAAAAAGGTCAAGACTAAGACAATGGCATTGGCAAGCAAGGTTTCAAGAAGAATTTGAATTTGTAGCTAACTGTATCTCATTTTGTTATAATTCACATGTTTAAAAAGGATGTTACAACTGTGATTCAGGAACTAAGTCACTCTCCACATTCTTGTTTACTGTCAGTAGTTTTTTCTGCACTGTCTGCTGTTCTTTCCAAATTAAATAATACAAATGTCAAGCTCAAAAGCTTGACAGATTTAGCTTATTTGGTTacaagcatggaaaaaaaataatatgtcaTAGCTGCATCTGTGACGGAATGTTTGTCATTTACAATTGAAATGGATCTTTTTGTTGGCTGATTTCATTCTGTCTTCAAATAAATGATCaaaattttttttaacttcacccatgtaattttattttttgtatcaaTATGTGCGTTGTCTTACAGACTATATTTCTCTGTAGGTCTTTAGGGATTGCTTATCTAACCCTTATGgcacattttccttcttcttgtcacttggtgcttgggagaagagcccaatccccaccttgctatAGCCTCTTTTAAGATAATTGTACAGtgtgataaggtctcccctgagcctccttttctacaggctaaacaaccccagttccttcagatgctcctcataagacccATTTTCTAGATGCCTTGCTagcttttttgctgttttctggacACACGCCATCACCTTAATGCCCTTCTCATAGTGAAGGACCCAAAGCTGAATACAGTGTTCAAGGTTGGCTTTACCAGAGCCAAGggcagagggacaatcacttgcctagtcctgctggccacactatttctggtacaagccaggatgacgttagccttcttggccacctgagcacactgctggctcatgatCACCAAGCAATTAACTAATACCCCAAGGTCCCTTTCTGTTGAGCAGCCTTCCAGCCACTCtttccccagcctgcagcattgcatggggttgttggccccaggtgcaggacccagcacttagccttgttgaacctcatgcagcTGGTCTCAGGCtgttggtccagcctatccctCTGCGGAGCCGTCCTACCCTTGAGAAGATAACACTCGTGCCCAACTTGGTGTCtgtaaacttactgagggtCCACTCCTCTCATCTAGatcgataaagatattgaagagaatgggccccagtactgagccctgggggatgccactagtgaccggcctccaactggatttgactccattcaccacgactctttgggccaagctacccagccagtttctaactcAACGAAgtgtatgccagtccaagccatgaccagtcagtttcttgaggagaatgctgtgggaaacggtgtcaaaaacCTTTCTGAAGTCTAGATAGACCCCATCCACAGCCTTTGAGATGGTAGTACCCGCATATTGGCTAAATATAGCGCTGTCAGTACCATGGAGGTGTTGACAGACTTCTGCATTTAATTTCAGTTAGAATGGAGACTGGGCAGTGaattgcatgaaaaaaaaaaacaacttcttcAGGTACTGAACATAAACCATAGCTCTGTAAAGGCAACATGTAATTTTGGTTCTTAGAAGCAGAGATGGAAGAACAGCTTCTCTTCAGAATTTAGATACCTAGTTTGAGTCACTGCATGTTTATTCATCAACCAGAGGCTTTGTTGTGTATGAagtttgtatgtgtgtatatagatACAAAGTTTTAAAGTCACGTTTGTCTTTTTACAGGTGTCCCTGGCATCAAACTTTTCAGCATGTCGTGTGTATTGGAATCCTGCTGCTATTACAGAGAATGAAAGTTATGTTGAAAGTTTACTGCAGAAGAGTGCTCCACGTATACGGTACTGCTGTGCGATGAACAGTTAGACTGCTTCATAAACTCCTAGCTGTGTTATAGTAACAAATGAGTATTTCTGACTGTCTAAATCTGACCTGTTAggaatgcttttttattttatacatttggAGTCAGAGCATCTCCTGTGATGAGCCTCACAGGGATGGATGGCTGTGTTAGAGCAGCTGTGAATTCTCCCAGTGAAGTGCAGCTGGTTTGCTTGGTTTCTCTGCTTTCATAGGGTTGGACTGAACtgagcagaaagaaagaggagtTTGGATAAAGTAGCACTTCATTGTACTAGTGATGGTGGCCTGAATATGCTGTACTTAACAGTAGGTCAGAATGTGATGCTGCACAAGAGGATTGGCAGTTACAACAGTTACCTCCTTACAGGCTCATTGTGCAATTCTGATCACTAGAGACACATTGGACCTCTAGAAGGGATGACTGATTTTACAgaaatccttcacaatactcaaaacaaacaacaaaaaaatgttaccATGCATTATGATATGTGCACTCATTTCTGGTGGACGGTCCAATGAGTTTGCAGGACACCGTGGAGACTTCTGTCTCCCTCTGTGCATGGCTAAACCCTCTGCTATCCAACCAGTCTGTTGGAGGGTCAGGATTTCACCTCATGGGGAAAGTGTCAGTGAAACAAAATTGTAggtctatttctttttcctccgtTTCCCTAGGCCTGTAATTCCTGCTCCATCACAATGGCCTCCTTTACTCTCAATAGCTTCTGCACTTTGAGAAGGAGTGTTGCTGGCTGGGAAGAAGACAAAGGAAGCTCAGTCAGTCCCTCTTGCAGATACCATGTAGTGCTATTGTCTTGCCATGCTGTGAGGGGTCTATCCCACCATTGTTCTCACTGTTTCAGTGGGGATGAGGAAGCCAAAACAAGATTGGAAAGACTTGAACCAGGCTGTGCATATAGGAGACAAATCTAATACCATCACTACTTAGGGATCTGCAACTAATAGTTTTTGTATGTTACACATTCAGAGTTGGGATTTTGCAGTGATGTTACTTAGTGCCTTAGCACTAACCACAATGGATACTGGACAGACTGTTAAGTTTTGCTATCTGGATCCTTAAACATGTAGTACTGTTGGAATTAATTTAATGTGTTTTACCTTTCCTTGAAGTGCTGTACTGTTATTCATATTGATGAATGTTGTATTTTTGCAGGTATCTCCTGATGAGTCAGCAAATTTTAGGAAATGTACCCCCGATAGTATTTGTAAAAGACAAAGAAGCTGCGGCTGTAAAAAAGGTAATTGTAATCCTTGACTCAACATACAAATATCATGCAAATGTAGGACCTAGGTATCATAATGTTTGGGAATACTGAGAAAGCTGATTGCTCAAGAGCTATATATTAATTACTACATTAAAGATCGGTCTTTGTCTATACTTGTACTTCATGTTCCAAAGTATTTTAGTGAAGAATCTTTAGTAAGATTGATGATTATATACAATGTAAAAGAACCTTTGTAGCCATTGCTTCATTAACTTTTTTTGAGGCTACTATTAAAACTTCTGAAGTGAGAAGCTTGTGAAAGATAATTAATTAggctaaaaaataaatcctaaaaaATGACATTACATTTTTAAGGAATAATACATGTTAGCCAATATATGGTATTGTCTGGCATACTTGATTATGTATAAAATGAGGTCTGAGGAGCTGTCTTCCATATTTTAAATACTATGcgtttttaaaatgtctgtgaaTCTAATCAgtgatttttagttttattttttttaccccaaCCCTTTTCCATTTGTGAATTGTTATAATGTTTCTGGGGAAAGGCATGTCTTTGCATAAGAGGATTTAAGCTCACTCATACtaatttttctcccttctttttaaCTTACCTTTATTATTTGTTGGGGGATCCTTTTTCTGCTAGTAGAATGGGTCTCACCAGGCACTTGAGATTCACTCAGAGAGTCAACTCTTAAAACAGCAATAATTTAATGGTACTTACATATCAGCTGAAGCTGGGTGCCTCTAAGGGCGGACCCTGCTCAAAATTTTCCATGGGTTCTTGTACCTGTGCAATCTTTGTTTTTGTCCTCTATAGTCCAATCAGTTCTCAACACATATACATTATGTTCCTTCAGAATAGTGGTTCTTTGTTGCAGGGCAGGATGACTTCTGTTACTGCACAGCAGGGTGGCTTCTGTTATCTCAGCAGGCTCTGATCTGGTGCAGCCCTTGGCCAACACATCCCCCCTTTCCCCATTGGCACCACCCAGTACCCACACAATGCCATTCACAGTTGCTCAGTCACCACTGCATACCAGGTTCAGCTGATGCAGAGCTCATGCTGTGGTCTAAGGCTTCACTAAATTTACTCTACTAATGTGAAACAATAGCTACCTGAATTCCTTACATACCAGCAGCTTGTTTCTCCAAATACTCATTTTCTATCATGGTGTGGAAATAGTTTCAGAATAATGTTATTTGGAAATTCACTGTTACTAGGACTATGAAGTGAGAATTTTAGAAGAGAGGAGTGACACTATTGAGTGAAATTATGTGCAAAATTGGCTCCTCAAGCTGTTGATGTGAATTTAAAGGACATTAGTTGAAAAGAGTATGTTTTTCGCATTTCTATGCCCTGAAGTGCCTTATTCTTAGATGTGTTACTATTGAGACCATCATATGTAAATTCTCTTAGTTACTTATGGGCTCATGTGGTGCATATTAGCAGAGCTGGAAGAAATAAGATTTCATACGCATAATGCAGTAAAATGGCTAGAACTTGTTTTGGTGAAAAATTCTGACACTTTGATGCCAGTGTACTGATCCACAGTGCAGATCTTTTTAACCTACATTAGcacaagaataaaaatgaactaAACACTTCTGAAAGCTGTTTATGTTTGTTCATACTCTCCACCTAATCACAAGAATTTCTACACAACCTACCTGTGATTATGGAAGTGCTTTGTCTTTACAATCACTGTGTTATTAACATATCTAGATGGAGCTACAAATAGCTATTCCTGCAGGCTGTACCTTTCAGGGTGGTTATTATGGAACCTGTTTTGCTAATCACTGTATCTCAAACTTCTTTAAACAACCACTTACTCTTTCTGAAGATGAAAAACCCTTGCACCACCTTACCTTGAAGTTGTTTGAAGCACAGGCACCCAAAAAGTTAACCACTCAAGATGTGCAAAAACCCTCCATATGTAGCTCCTATCAGTGAATGGCACTAGAAAGCACTTGGATTATATTTTCATACTTTGAAGACTGTCAGATGTATGTAATCTACAGATTCAATAACTAGAAATAATGTAGCTGAAACTGATTTTTAAGCATTGCAGGAGAGAAGGAGCATCCTATTCAATTTTTGTTAAAAGGATTAAACCCTGAATTAGAAGGGAAGGAATGTAAAGTAGGAATAAAAATTTTGAATGAGATAAACTGTACCTAATTGTGAAAATTTTGTCATTACTGCATATAATAGATTTTTAGCATTTACTGATTAGATGTTAAAAGGGAACTTGAAACTTCCCTATAGTAGGGATAAAAacttacagaaatggaaaagaaacaggCCGAGGGAGATGGTGtagttcagcctggagaaaagaaggctcttgGGAcaccttatagtggccttcaAGTACCTAAAATGGGGTGACAAGAAAACTGGAGAGGGACTCTGCCAGGGAGTGTAGCAATAGGACAaagagtaatggctttaaactaaagagcttagggatatggtttagtggggactgtttgtgttaggtcagaggttggactcgatgatcttgaggtctcttccaacctagaaattctgtgattctgtgattctgtaaaagaggggagatttatgttatatataaggaagaaattattcactcaGAAGGTGttgagcaggttgcccagagaagttgtggatgccccctCCCAGAAAGTGTTTAGGACCAGGTTGGATgtggctttgagcagcctggtctagtggaaggttcccctgcccatggcagaggggctgggattagatgatctttaaggttccttccagcccaaaccattctatgtcTCTAAAATCCTGGTGTAAGGATGTTATGAAAAATGATTtggaaggctgaaaaaaaaaaattacatctaTCACACAATCCCTAACGAGCTGTTCAGAATATACATAAGGCAAAAAAACTTGTTAAGAATAGTAAACCATGGCTCAGTTATACTATTTGACACAAACTTCCTAGGCAAGAAGGATAGTGTTTCCTGGCACTGTTGGAAACTAAAAAGTTCGTAAGATCTGATGTGatgtaatttcattttacagCCAGTGAAGAATTATACCCTAACGTATATTTTGCAGTAGTGAGATGTAAATGGAGGAAAAGGGCATTTTGAAATGGTTTTGCTAAGTATTCTAACacgtagaaaaaaatgttttgtgtttgtttcttgtagAGGTATGAACAAAGTAAATTTAGTACAGTGCTTTTAATATCtattttctttgtgtatttACAGGTTGAGGAATTATTATCAATTGCTGATTTTGgacctgaagaagaaaaagtactATCTCAAAATGATTCCAGGTGAGTTTTTTGAATCAAAATGCTACAGATGTCCATTTTCATCTCTGTTGACCagcttaaattttatttattatttgtattatgtattatttattatttgtatagGGTATTACTTGGCATGACACAAAGTATATTTTAATTagatatgtatatttttgttatcTCAGAGTTCAGCAATATGATGCAAGGaaataaaaggtagaaaagagACTTTATGGAAGACCTTGCCAATTAGGGGCCttttattaacagaaaaaaaaaaaaaaaaactaggataaaaaaaaagtaatcatcCCAGAAATTCAATGTAGAATATGGTGTTTTAATTTGTCATTTAAACTTTCTTTGTTAACATCACACCCATTTATTAAAattgagagaaaatatttcttactgTATATGCTCTAGTTTACTTTCATATTTTAGTTACAGACACATTTTTATAGGTTATTTTGTCTTTGGTTCTTGTGCATAGGTACCTTGCTGCAGGTTTGCAAATATAGAAAGGGTTTTTTATAAAAGTGGACCTCTGTTAAGCTTGAAAAATGACTGAATTGTCCTTTGTAACACTATACTTTATATGCTTTTGGAGGCAATTAACCCATAAGGTGATATCAGAACCTGGTGTTAAAAATCAGCTGTGTTTAACATCTGTACTTGAGGCAACACAGTCATAAGACCTTTTTACTTGCAGACCCAATACTTATTCTGGTATTAGTATCTTAACTTTTAtgagagaaatatttttggaacTTCTTAGAATTCAAGATTCACTGTGTCtgcaatcattaaaaaaaagcttcacAGCAGTAATATTTGTTTCTTGCTATTAGTCTTCTTATGAGAATATAAGCCTTGTATTTACCAATATAAATAGATTGCTCGCCTTCCATTTGTCCACTTTTATTCTGGCAGAAGTTTGGATTGTTGCACTTGTACATAGAATCACTGAATCGTAGAATgctttggattggaagggaacttaaagATGATCTAATTccatgccatgggcagggacaccttccgtTAGATATACCTGCATACATTTTAGTGATCAGTCTCTCTAAATCAACAAAATGTTACTTAATTTAGCATTCTTCTACGAGGGATTTTTGGCTCTTGAGGAACAATGATGATGATCTACTAGCATAATGATTACGTGAACTGGAGGCTCTCGAAACCAAGAGCCTTGCACTTGTGTGCTGTAGTCTGTTGGTAGAAATGACTTTTCAGACTATCAGTTGCAAATCAGAACTTGCTTCTTAGTGGAAATTGCTTGTGACAGACTTCCCCACAGGGCACCTAACAGCTTGTTCTGTTTGTATCTTGTGGGAATACTTCTGTCTAGCTTAAGGTGCTACATGGTTATTGCTATGTGTGTCTGATGGGTACTAGGCACAGGCAGCTGTTTTTAACTTCTTGAAAAAGCTAGGAGTGGTCTAACTTCCTAGGGGCTCCCAGATCTAGTGCTCGCTCTGGAATGAAATTTTAATGTGTAATGTAGTTGTTTGCCCCCACCCACCCCCGAATCTGTTGAAAGGCTGACAAGATTATACGTAGCCGGTCCACACATAGCGCAGTGGTACTGCTTCCTTCTTAACATAAGGAGCACAATGCTGAATACAGGACATTAATAAAGTCAAACTGAAAGCTCTAGTTTATTTATAGATTCCTCAAGTTGTCCCAGTTTGTATTGTTCCTTTAATTATATGCAgggggaaaaatacatttttttttttccttttcacagtgAATCATTCTCTTCAGCAACTCAATCTTCTGATTCACCCATGCGATCTAATCTTTTTGGTATTGATCATGAATTGCTGAATAAGCAGATAATGGACTACAAAAGACTGAAAGTGTCAAGAGATACAGAAGGCATTTGCCGGACACAaaaacaggagcagcagctgtcaaagattcaaaagaaaatgaaaaagaaaaaaatgaggaatcCTCCTGATGATGACATCACACCACAGAAATACTTAATGGACAGATCCGAAGCTGATTATTTGGATGATAACAATGATTCAATTTCAGACTATGAGATAGAAGATGAATTACAGGAAGGGGTAAATGAATTGGAGGCAGGTGATGGCGAAACTCAAAGTCAGCCTCCTGTTAAACTGAAATGAAGTGGAAAAAGACACTGTTTAAAATGGATGTTGACAATGGTAaacataattaattaattaactaaaACACTGAAGGATTACTTTTGTATAGCCTGTTTACcactttctctttcaaaaaagaAGTTTGCCACACATGGAGGTTTGCTAGCACAAGATGGTGTGTAAGAAAAGTTAAAATGGTGTTTGTGACGTTCTGTTAAGCAGCTTTAAAGCAGAGACAGTTGTAGTGATTCCAGCTAGACAGcagtttttaattacaaaacatGCATAGTGCAACACTGTATGCTAAAACTTCTTGCAACTGTG from Anas platyrhynchos isolate ZD024472 breed Pekin duck chromosome 2, IASCAAS_PekinDuck_T2T, whole genome shotgun sequence encodes:
- the RBFA gene encoding putative ribosome-binding factor A, mitochondrial isoform X2 codes for the protein MMYEPTKLTSVVKGDHTKTRKEDTIRCRVLNNLIHKAVSEMMSTGEVNQELYDLKLEICKVSLASNFSACRVYWNPAAITENESYVESLLQKSAPRIRYLLMSQQILGNVPPIVFVKDKEAAAVKKVEELLSIADFGPEEEKVLSQNDSSESFSSATQSSDSPMRSNLFGIDHELLNKQIMDYKRLKVSRDTEGICRTQKQEQQLSKIQKKMKKKKMRNPPDDDITPQKYLMDRSEADYLDDNNDSISDYEIEDELQEGVNELEAGDGETQSQPPVKLK
- the RBFA gene encoding putative ribosome-binding factor A, mitochondrial isoform X1, translating into MWRSGRAALAAVGLPCCRALRSSAPACGSRNLLKKMLHKKKKKFWYDSPALGSKMMYEPTKLTSVVKGDHTKTRKEDTIRCRVLNNLIHKAVSEMMSTGEVNQELYDLKLEICKVSLASNFSACRVYWNPAAITENESYVESLLQKSAPRIRYLLMSQQILGNVPPIVFVKDKEAAAVKKVEELLSIADFGPEEEKVLSQNDSSESFSSATQSSDSPMRSNLFGIDHELLNKQIMDYKRLKVSRDTEGICRTQKQEQQLSKIQKKMKKKKMRNPPDDDITPQKYLMDRSEADYLDDNNDSISDYEIEDELQEGVNELEAGDGETQSQPPVKLK